The genomic stretch ATAGGGCAAGGCCTATGCTAAAGGCAATAAAAAAGGGATGGTAAAACGATAAAAGGATGAGTCCAAAAACTCCCTGTAATAAAGCCGTGGAGAAGTCAATCAGAATTTTGGAAAGCCCTTTTTGAATGGAAACGGTATCGAAAAAACGATTCATCAACTCAGGCGCATAATGGCGGTACAGGGCCTCTGCTTTTATTCGCGGTAAGCGAAAAGAAAACTCAAAAGCTGCACGGGTAAAAATCTTTTGCTGCAGATTTTCTGTAATACGCAACTGAAACACTTGAAGTATCCCCGTAAGGGCCACTCCTGAAATTACAAACGCGATGAGCACCACTAATGAGGTGCTCATTCTGCCACCTTGAATGAGGTTAATGATAGCCTGTATTCCGAGTGGAAGGGAAAGGTTTATAAGACCACTAAAGATCGCCAGAACGTAGACGTTTACAATCTCTTTTTGATCTGGCTTTAGCAAACGCCAAAAGCGCTGCAAAGGTGTAAAGGCTGGATCGTATGCCTTCATAAATGCAATATTTTAAAATTGAAATAAGAAACGATGCTACCCAACTGAAAAGCTGGGAAAATCAAGAGGAATTGTGGAGCCTTAAGATAGCTCGGGAGGGGGAGTTTGCACCATTTCTACCCACGAAAGTGGAAGAAGAGATTCATCCGTAAAAACACTGGAAAGTGGCTTTCCAGAATTTATTTGAGAAACATCATTGGATAGGTCTAAATTGAGATTTAGCCACTTAGCGTGATGTTGCTCATTTATTTCGTTAATCTCATTTATTTCTGATAAAGCAAACCAAGGAATATCTGGCAATGGACGATTGGCCATTACAGTAAGAAATATCAAAGCTGAAAGCATGATGCCAACTTTGAACCTCAAAAATGGGGTGATATGATTTCTATTTCCTTTCACTTTAAGTTGAGTGCCTTTTTGGCTAATTCTAAATAAAATGGAGTGATTAAGTCTTCTTTTTTATCAACGTCAGTAAGCCTGGGTAGGTGCTCGCTAAAATGCCTTTGGAGGTGAGATCCTTCCAAAATAGTAGAGACCAACATGTGAGGGCAACGATAGTTCGGATCTATTTCAAGAATAATGTCACTTACTACAGAAACTAGTCTCTTATAATCTGAAAAAACCCCAAGCTTGTTTTCATTGTCCACATTTTTATTGAGGTAGGCTTTGGGCGATTCAGCAATTACTATTCGCTGAAGTTTTACTTCGCTCACATGTGCAAAAGTGGAATCTTCAGCGGCCACCTCGGTGAGTAAATTGATCGCTCGCGTTAGGCGCTCTTCTGGATTTTCAATATTTGCGAGCTTTAATGATAGCTTGTATTCCATCCATCCCCAGTACCATCCGGTGAGGTATAAAAGGAGCTTGTTTTTACTCTCAAAATATCGGTATATCGAAGCTTCGGAAGAGCCAATTTGCTTACTGAGCTTTTTAAAATTGAAGTGCTCATAACCCAATTCATCCATCATCTGTATGCTGGTATCAACTATGTTTTGACCCAACTCGCTTGAGTTAGGGTCTTTTAAGTGAGTGTTCACATTTACTTGGATGCTGATATTTGGTAGCACTTGTTTTTTTCTTGTTAATAATGAATGCAAATATAGTAGTAATACTTTCAATATTGCAAGTAGGTTTTTAGAGAATGATAGATTTAATTCTAATTAGAGGAGGGGAAGG from Owenweeksia hongkongensis DSM 17368 encodes the following:
- a CDS encoding TetR/AcrR family transcriptional regulator, which translates into the protein MNTHLKDPNSSELGQNIVDTSIQMMDELGYEHFNFKKLSKQIGSSEASIYRYFESKNKLLLYLTGWYWGWMEYKLSLKLANIENPEERLTRAINLLTEVAAEDSTFAHVSEVKLQRIVIAESPKAYLNKNVDNENKLGVFSDYKRLVSVVSDIILEIDPNYRCPHMLVSTILEGSHLQRHFSEHLPRLTDVDKKEDLITPFYLELAKKALNLK